One Cololabis saira isolate AMF1-May2022 chromosome 18, fColSai1.1, whole genome shotgun sequence genomic region harbors:
- the sf3b6 gene encoding splicing factor 3B subunit 6 yields the protein MAMQAAKRANIRLPPEVNRILYVRNLPYKITAEEMYDIFGKYGPIRQIRTGNTPESRGTAYVVYEDIFDAKNACDHLSGFNVCNRYLVVLYYNANRAFQKMDTKKKEEQLKLLKEKYGINTDPPK from the exons ATGGCGATGCAAGCAGCAAAACGCGCCAAT ATAAGATTACCTCCCGAGGTGAACAGGATCCTGTACGTGAGGAATCTCCCCTACAAGATCACAGCAGAGGAGATGTACGACATCTTCGGCAAATACGGACCGATACGTCAAATCAGAAC tgGGAACACACCTGAAAGCAGAGGGACGGCCTACGTTGTGTATGAAGACATCTTCGATGCCAAGAATGCCTGCGACCACCTGTCAGGTTTCAACGTCTGCAACCGGTACCTGGTGGTTCTCTACTACAACGCAAACAGA GCTTTCCAGAAAATggacacaaagaaaaaagaggaacagctgaagcttttgaaagagaaatatGGTATCAACACGGACCCTCCCAAATAG